CCTATTGGGCCAAACGTCCTGTTATGGCAAACGACTATTTGGGCCatattaccagttcggccgtgtgTCGCTTGTGGCCAATGGAATTTTTCtacaatttcttatggacaatacattagtcgttcgataactgcaacatgttttcgtttcattTAGCCAatggcgttcgataactgcaacgcattcaagacggcaaacaattgtcagacggcgtcagaatagaagtgcacctgattgttcAGCAGCTATCATCGAtattgacatcgttttgaagctcagctatccgataactgcaaaactgaagTAACTATCGAAATGCTATTAAAAACATTGTAGTTAAATTACTTTCAGTTATCGAGCGTCTAATGTACAAAGAACTTCCCGTAGAAACCAAATAattcgaacaatttttcgtggagacattttgaacaatcctccgcggaaattctaaagaagtttccgttaaacttacggaCAATATCTAGTGAACATTCtagagattttttcttgaaaactctTTAGTCTCCCgcgaaaattcttaagaatttactgttttattgTTGGCCATACCAAGCtagccgtctttattattctCCAATGGTtaaacacccattctaccaaccgcactctcctacaattatcaagaatttaatttattgaacggctactcagtcttgcactgattacaacgagttttttatttacccgacgtttcgacacggggattgtgtctttttccccgtgtcgaaacgtcgggtaaataaaaaaaactcgttgtaataagtgcaagactgagtagccgttcaataaattaaattaaaacgtacagtcgatccataatcagtaaattatcaagaattttctgtgaaaatttcaaagaatactcaacagaaattcaacaggaacttttcgtAAATTTCTGAAGTTTTTCCTGTAAAAGTTaggaacatttttttgtaaaaattctcAAGTTTCTCATGCAAATTGCGACGATTTTcatgctgaaattccaaacaattttatttgggaattacaaagaccttctcttggtaattccaaagattcctgatgtgttttcatgatgtttaaGCAGTCCGCTCTCCATATtttcacccctgaatccggccctggttgaaatttcagagggtcaatttcaaattcaaacagagttctttgagatcctgatgtgttttcatgaaatttgagcagtcgcatgcccactgcccagttttatttctattggtgatatggcctttGCTCTCCCCAgttggacccctgaagccggtcctggtcaaaatttcggaaagacaatttgaagttcgagcagaattctttgagctcctgatgtgttttcatgaagtttgagcagtcgcatgccctgtttcattgcaattggtgatatggcccccattttcactcctaaatccggccctggttgaaatttcagaagatcaatttccatttgaaacagatttcttttagctcctgatgtgtttccatggtgtttgagcagtcgcatgcccagtttcattgcttttggtgatatggcccttgctcttcccatttggacccctgaatccggccctggtcaaaatttcagaaagtcaatttcaaattcaaacagagttctttgtgctcctgatgtgttttcatggagtttgagcagtcgcatgccctgtttcattgcaattggtgatatggcccctgccctccccattttcactcctaaatccggtcttggttaaataagtatcagttatcatagtttGGAtttaaacttaaccatctgtggacatgatttgtgttttacttctgaaatatgcAAGTTATcacagtttgaaaagttcacaacaattacctctccctgtttgttgcaaataaattggaacgcaacaataatgtctttatcctctgcagatgaggacaaagagttatcgctattctcttttgtcgcttgttttttgcatttttcagcgacaattacattccttggtgGTAACCAATATCTTTTCAAGATATAGTTTTGTTTCAGTATTGCATGATTATGATTAtatgttcaattgttcatccattgtgaggataaacaatcaatcgctcaagtGAGCGATCTCAAGCAGCACTTTTCTATCGAATATCGTTATATCAACAAGATTATGACAAAATTCGGTCTATCATCAGTTACGGCAACCGacctggaacatgtgtgctattCGAGATTGTTCATTAGAATTTTGATGCAGCGTCaacatcatcatttcatcaacgcgaataaagaagaaaagacAGGACTTGATATCAAAGGCACAGAGAGATATTATTCTGTGTATGAAACAGGAAAAACAGAAAACCTAGAAATAAATTATATAATATGCTTATTTGAAAAGAACCCGTAAACTCATAATGACTTATAAGTCACcactttttgtttctttattagagtgaaTTTCAATTAGTAAACTAGTTCTTCACTAATAAGTCACAACTTTATATCGTATAGAAACAattatttgaatcatttgtagTTCTAGCATACCTAGAATAAATGGAAAATTTCACACTGATTACAGCTCATACTACTATAAAACCTATAAAAAAGCCAAATGTTTAGCGAAAGAATAAATTAAATATGAAAGACGATGAAGAAACATAGAACTCGAGGGAGTACAAATTTTAGTTCGTGATACATTCCAGTATTGGCTTTGCTCTATATTGTTTGAACCTAACAAATAACATCAAGTTATTGCCCTTGGTAAAAGATTATCAAAGTTTCAGATGCAATCACTGGCCATTTGCTCTGGTAAATCCATATataaattaagaaaatttaTATTGAGAAGATTTATTTCATATATATCATTCAAACACTTCTGTGCATAACACCGTTTTGAGtacgatgaaaaaaaaatgggaaagttGACTTTCTTTTCTAGCGTTCGATCATttttagtgattttttcaatcatcagtatatttattaatttataactcaaattttaaaatgagaAAATAGTTCACTGGAAGTCACAAGTGCGCAGTTATCTTAGAAGGAAATTTAAGCTATATCGATTTTGTTAGCAGCAGAGTAAGCGAAACAAAACATATTCGCACAAAGATGCTTTATGTTATTTGACACGCACCTTTCTGTAGTCATTTGTACCCATTATCCCCAACGGCCAATACAACGGTGAGTGCGATAAGACTGTACACGATTGATAACGAGCGGAAGGAGACCAAAACAAACGAAAAAGCGAAACAAATAAGAATTATTCCGAAGGTGTTCTATAGTTTCTCAAATTTAGTAGAATATTAGTTTATAAGTAAATCTAATAAGTGAAATCAAAGATACTACTAATACCGGTAGGCTAGTTTCGTGCGATATAAACATATTGGGAAATAAGgaataccttctgaaaaaaTAGGCTACCTTAGTACCACCAACTCTATACTGCAACAGCTTGCGTGCTAAACTGGTGAGAAAGCAATGGAGTTTTATCCATGATGTTGCATAATGTTGATTGTGAACTAATTATATACCATAGATCCAGTTGCCCATCCCAAAGTGATAAAAAGCTCGTCTGACACATTTGCGATCCTAGCGAAGATTATTAAGGATACTAAACGTAAGTGAACATATCGTATTTCCGTTAGCATATTCCAATGTACAATGTACACTATTTATTATGCTGCAACCAGCGTCAGGGGTTCGCAAAACCATTTACACCGTGCAGTTAACACAGGCTAAAATGTTAAATTCTATAGTAATTAAGAAATCCATGGATTAATTAATTAGTTAATCAGTTCTTTACATGTCCGTTTATAGGAAAATTATATTCTCCCATTAACCATCGGATCACGTGGGTTTTCATTCATTTCCGTGGCGGAGAATCATAATTCCGGAACCTCCCGTTGAAACGACTTTCAACATTATATAATTTTCGTTTATCGGACGTTTGGTGACTGGGCGAATGGGTACAAAGAGCATGTCAAGCACAGCAAATTGAATCGGAAGCGGATGGTTGTCACAGAGATAACCTACACCGCCCCCTTGGCAACACGGAGCCAACTCATCCTAACGGGCGGTTCGAACAGCAAcgcattcgtttcgaatcagATGCCCAAGCCGGATTCACTAGTAATGCAGAAATCGGTCTGCGATCCTCCCAATTCCAACAATTTCACCCGGCAACCGTAGCTGCAAGGCAGCCATCGCAATCAAGATTCTCCAATCACTTCCGTCAAGGACAGCCTTCCTATCTAGTAGGCAATCCATATAGCTCAACGATAAGGCCGCCATTTAATTCTACTACCTTCGATGGACAAGTTCTAGCTCCACCGGCCTGTTCTACTGGAGTTCATCTGCCGAACCTTCAAAGCGGCATGCACGCCTTTCCCGGATCGTTTCTCGAGGAGTCTAGAGACGAATTCCAGCTTTCTCGGTCCCAAGTGGCGGCCAGACAAGCCGTTCTCAGGGATCTACCAACGTTTTCCGGGAATCCTGAAGAGTGGCCGATATTCCTGTCAATGCTCAATCGTACGACCGTGATGTGTGGGTTCACCGAGGAGGAGAACTTAGTTCGGCTACAGAAAAGTCTGAAAGGGAAAGCTTACGAAGCTGTAAAAGTCGTTTAATGTTCCCGGGAACGTAACAGGCATTCTGTCTACCTTGAGGATGATGTTCGGGCAACCTGAAGTCATCATTCAGTCGCTAATAGGGAAAGTGAGCGCTCTACCGGCTATCAGGGAAGACAAGTTGGGCACACTGGTCGATTTCGCCGTACACGTACAAAACTTCTGTGCCACCGTAGACGCGTGTGGACTGCAGGAGTATATGTACAACGTCACATTACTTCACCAGCTGGTTAGCAAGCTACCACCATCGCTCAAACTCAATTGGGCGCAGCATCGTTTAACGGTACCTACAGCTAACTTGGCGACTTTCAGCAGCTGGATCTACGCCCTAGCAGAAGCAGCCAGTGTCGTCACATTTCCGCCGTCGATGCAGTCTGAAAAGCTTACCCATAGCGAAGCTCGTGGCTCCAAAAAAGGTAATGCGTACCTCAGCGCCCATTCCGAGACACCGTCTATCGAGGAGAAtaaaaaaactttgctgaaggaaGATTCGACCTCAAAACCAAATCCGGCGAAGCAGGGTTGCCCAATCTGTAAAGAAAACTGCAAATCCGCCGACAAGTGTAGACGCTTTTTGGAACTCTCCCGAGAATCACGCTGGGCTGTTATCAGGAGTTCGGGTTCTGTCGTACCTGTCTTCGTACGCATAAAGGGTACTGCAACGCCAAGCCATGCGGCAAAAATGGGTGCACCTACCGGCATCATGAGCTGCTGCACAACGATTCAAAGGCGAAGCCTCAGAACGACGCAGTCGTGGTCGAAAAAGGGAGTGGACCGTCCGCTCCACTCTGCCCGAGTCCATCCGGTTGCAACACTCATCAATCGGCTACCAGctcagcactatttcgctatcTCGCTGTCATACTGTACGGGAAAACTAATGTAGTTCACACGTACGCCTTCCTAGACGAGGGTTCCGAGCTTACCCTGCTCGATCAAGACCTTGCTGATGTGCTCCAGCTAGATGGTATCGAAAGACCGCTGTGTTTGCGGTGGACTGGGGGAACTGAACGCTGTGAACCGGATTCCCGAGCCTACAATCTTCAAATCACTGGAGCCAAGGTGGGAAGCAAGCGGTTCGATCTCAACGATGTGCGAACGGTGAAGGAACTGAAGCTACCGCAACAGACGTTGGACATGACCAAATTTTGCGAGGAGTATCCACACCTCCGAGACTTGCCGATTGATTCCTATCGAGGTGTGCAGCCACGTATTCTGATTGGAACGAAGCACGCTCATCTTGGCCTCGTCTTGAAAAGCAGGGAAGGAGAGTTTGGGCAGCCGATCGCAGTGAAGTCACGGTTGGGCTGGACCATCTGTGGAGGACAAGGCGATAGGCGCGGTGCAAATCTACACCACTACAGCTTCCACAGcttccccagctgtctgcgagtcagggagaactgcctagggcgtggtgggatttagcagtgggctctgctaaaatccctcccaaaaaaccacaagtgcccgtaagcggactctatcaaagcgactgtgtgccgcttcaaaagcacaagcccagggagggagtgccaactggcatgtggagtgtccctacttcggtagggtagtgcgtgagctgcttcggcagggagtgagtgatctgtttgtgctgaggcaggagtgtcatagcgagtcgccgccgctatggcagcctcgaagcgcagcagaagtctgagtatggactgcacatgctaaggtaagagtgtcgtagcgttgctaccgctatcgacacctcgaggcatggcagtggagtgttagaataagttgtggagtgtacctacttcggtagggtagcgcgtgagctgcttcggcagggagtgag
The nucleotide sequence above comes from Armigeres subalbatus isolate Guangzhou_Male chromosome 3, GZ_Asu_2, whole genome shotgun sequence. Encoded proteins:
- the LOC134222413 gene encoding uncharacterized protein LOC134222413, translating into MMFGQPEVIIQSLIGKVSALPAIREDKLGTLVDFAVHVQNFCATVDACGLQEYMYNVTLLHQLVSKLPPSLKLNWAQHRLTVPTANLATFSSWIYALAEAASVVTFPPSMQSEKLTHSEARGSKKGNAYLSAHSETPSIEENKKTLLKEDSTSKPNPAKQGCPIWYCNAKPCGKNGCTYRHHELLHNDSKAKPQNDAVVVEKGSGPSAPLCPSPSGCNTHQSATSSALFRYLAVILYGKTNVVHTYAFLDEGSELTLLDQDLADVLQLDGIERPLCLRWTGGTERCEPDSRAYNLQITGAKVGSKRFDLNDVRTVKELKLPQQTLDMTKFCEEYPHLRDLPIDSYRGVQPRILIGTKHAHLGLVLKSREGEFGQPIAVKSRLGWTICGGQGDRRDENLHQTMKEYFSLDSLGVTKPDKLLLSVEDQRALMLLNSLTNRRNDRYESGLLWRYDDTRLPHSQSMALRRFQCLNKRMEKEPELQATLQSKIEEYLAKGYIRRLSDEEIDRKVPRRWYLPIFPVTNPNKPGKVRIVWDAAASAHGTSLNSALLKGPDLLCNLLTILLQFRERRVGLTGDISEMFHQVQIRAEDQFCQCFYWKNRRGETEVYAMQVMTFGACCSPTTAQFVKNTNADRFTNEFPEAHHAIIKSHYVDDMLISVDSEDQAIQLAKHVRHVHQQGGFVIRNWISNSRKVLAALQEVNIDEKCLDLSSELATEKVLGMWWNTTDDVFTYKVGWNRYGPALLGGERRPTKREVLRILMTINDVLSLGQKNTMQFSV